One genomic segment of Vibrio nitrifigilis includes these proteins:
- a CDS encoding LysR family transcriptional regulator, with the protein MDQLQSLKAFQKVVEKGAFNRAAEALGMPTSTISKAVMDLEKHLKVKLLHRTTRKITITQEGMEYYERTYQLMSELQAIDAEISGKKYAPSGHLRIDCQVSFATLQLIPALKDFQRQYPDITLGLGINDRTADLIDEGIDCVIRLGGQQIPGMVERKLLDLEFVTSASPAFIAQYGMPDSPKLLGKSYPTVAYFRTSSTNSLPLIYEQGSEKVVVDQASYTANNGRGILDMALNGLGIIQHERLFAEPYITQGKLVELFSDWKQRSMPLNIVYPPNRHQSARLQVFIDWMIDTFRA; encoded by the coding sequence ATGGATCAACTTCAATCATTAAAAGCATTTCAAAAAGTTGTTGAAAAAGGCGCATTTAATAGAGCGGCAGAAGCACTTGGAATGCCAACGTCCACAATAAGCAAAGCCGTGATGGATTTAGAAAAGCACCTAAAAGTGAAGTTATTGCATCGGACCACACGAAAAATCACCATCACTCAAGAGGGGATGGAATACTACGAACGTACTTATCAATTAATGAGTGAGTTGCAAGCGATTGACGCTGAAATTTCAGGGAAAAAGTATGCCCCAAGTGGACATTTAAGAATTGATTGCCAAGTGTCATTTGCCACATTACAACTTATTCCAGCGTTAAAAGATTTTCAGAGGCAATATCCCGATATTACCCTTGGTTTGGGAATTAATGATAGAACAGCTGATTTGATCGATGAAGGTATAGATTGCGTTATTCGATTAGGGGGACAGCAAATCCCAGGTATGGTCGAACGCAAGCTACTCGACTTAGAGTTTGTTACTAGTGCCTCTCCTGCTTTTATTGCCCAATATGGTATGCCTGACTCACCAAAATTGCTTGGAAAATCCTACCCCACGGTGGCTTATTTTCGGACCTCATCGACGAATTCTCTGCCGTTAATATATGAGCAAGGTTCTGAGAAAGTAGTGGTAGATCAAGCGAGTTATACCGCTAATAATGGTCGAGGTATTTTGGATATGGCCTTAAATGGACTTGGCATTATTCAGCATGAGCGGTTGTTTGCTGAGCCGTACATCACTCAAGGCAAGCTGGTAGAACTCTTTTCAGATTGGAAACAGCGCAGTATGCCACTCAATATTGTGTATCCTCCAAATCGCCATCAGAGCGCTCGGCTACAAGTATTTATTGATTGGATGATCGACACATTTCGCGCTTAG
- the mmsB gene encoding 3-hydroxyisobutyrate dehydrogenase → MTQLTIGFIGLGNMGGPMASNLAKAGYNVVGFDVNPEAITRATENGVQASDSLLNVASSADIIFTMLPNGKFVKEVWEQIIDHVKPTATLVDTSTADVETSKLVHELAKSHGVKSVDAPVSGGVTGAQNAKLTFMVGGEQDAIDVVLPLLDIMGQKAVNCGGPGAGQSAKICNNLILGINIVAVSEAFALAEKLGLSSEALFDVASTSTGQCWALTTYCPVPGLVPTSPSNNNYKPGAPATMLLKDLRLAQDAAKSSDACTPLGNHTIDIFEDFIKDGFGEQDFSAIIKYIRANQAK, encoded by the coding sequence ATGACACAGTTAACAATCGGCTTTATCGGCTTGGGCAACATGGGTGGCCCAATGGCAAGCAACCTAGCCAAAGCAGGCTATAACGTCGTGGGTTTTGATGTAAACCCAGAAGCGATTACCCGCGCAACAGAAAATGGTGTACAAGCAAGTGATTCACTCCTTAATGTGGCGTCTTCTGCGGACATCATTTTCACCATGCTGCCAAACGGCAAGTTTGTGAAAGAAGTATGGGAACAAATCATCGACCACGTAAAACCAACGGCAACATTGGTTGACACATCAACAGCAGATGTAGAGACATCGAAACTGGTCCATGAATTGGCTAAATCTCACGGGGTGAAGAGCGTGGATGCCCCTGTTTCGGGTGGTGTTACCGGTGCGCAAAATGCAAAATTGACCTTTATGGTGGGTGGAGAGCAAGATGCCATTGATGTGGTGCTGCCTTTACTGGATATCATGGGACAAAAAGCCGTAAACTGTGGTGGTCCTGGCGCAGGCCAATCTGCCAAAATCTGTAACAACCTGATCTTAGGTATCAACATTGTTGCGGTATCTGAAGCTTTTGCGTTAGCGGAAAAACTGGGACTATCCAGTGAAGCGTTGTTTGATGTGGCCTCTACATCAACAGGACAATGTTGGGCACTCACTACTTACTGCCCGGTTCCAGGGTTAGTACCCACTTCACCATCTAATAACAATTACAAACCGGGCGCTCCTGCGACCATGTTGTTGAAGGACTTACGGCTTGCTCAAGATGCAGCGAAAAGCAGTGACGCATGCACACCGCTAGGCAATCACACTATCGATATCTTTGAAGACTTTATTAAAGATGGCTTTGGTGAGCAAGATTTCTCTGCGATCATCAAGTATATCCGTGCTAATCAAGCAAAATAA
- a CDS encoding YciI family protein, whose translation MASLGSQSTASDAKFTKKMRSKFMNSYLVHMIREFDASEELYQEHYNYLYALRDEGRLGLAGPYNNVQGGAYVFQANSLEEAEATAKTDPLVVAGIAQFVIFEWQAQQL comes from the coding sequence ATGGCATCACTCGGTAGCCAGTCCACTGCCTCCGACGCTAAATTCACAAAAAAAATGAGAAGTAAATTTATGAATAGCTATTTAGTACATATGATCCGAGAATTCGATGCCTCTGAAGAACTTTATCAGGAGCACTACAACTATCTCTATGCACTTCGTGACGAGGGCCGACTGGGTCTTGCTGGCCCCTACAACAACGTTCAAGGCGGCGCTTATGTTTTTCAAGCTAACTCTCTAGAAGAGGCTGAGGCAACTGCAAAAACAGACCCTCTTGTTGTTGCCGGCATTGCTCAATTCGTTATTTTTGAATGGCAAGCTCAACAACTTTAA
- a CDS encoding NAD(P)H-dependent oxidoreductase — MKKALVINAHQKYEGWAEGKLNQLFSQVASDTLSTLHYDIKTTTVDEGYDANEEVEKHLWADIVIVQTPLYWMGAPWLFKKYIDEVFNAGLGDKLAADDGRTRSDPSKTYGSGGLTSGKKLLVSVTLNAPENAFNQEEFFEGHNIDQLFMWLHKAYQFNGFESVDGFATFDIFKNPTIEEDVKRYEDHLITTFQYA; from the coding sequence ATGAAAAAAGCATTAGTGATTAACGCCCATCAAAAATATGAAGGCTGGGCAGAAGGGAAATTAAATCAACTGTTTAGCCAAGTAGCTAGCGATACCTTGTCCACACTTCATTACGACATCAAAACAACCACAGTTGATGAGGGTTACGATGCGAATGAAGAAGTAGAAAAACACCTTTGGGCTGATATCGTTATCGTCCAAACCCCTTTGTACTGGATGGGTGCACCTTGGCTGTTCAAAAAGTACATCGACGAGGTATTCAATGCAGGGTTAGGAGATAAATTGGCGGCAGATGATGGTCGAACCCGCAGCGATCCAAGTAAAACGTATGGCTCTGGTGGTCTAACCTCAGGGAAAAAACTGTTGGTTTCTGTCACGCTCAACGCACCAGAAAATGCCTTTAATCAAGAAGAGTTTTTCGAAGGTCACAATATCGATCAACTGTTTATGTGGCTACATAAAGCATATCAATTCAACGGTTTTGAATCTGTGGACGGTTTTGCTACCTTTGACATTTTCAAAAATCCAACCATTGAAGAAGACGTGAAACGCTACGAAGATCATTTAATCACAACGTTCCAATACGCCTAA
- a CDS encoding carboxymuconolactone decarboxylase family protein, giving the protein MEEQWPEYLKHIGKSSVKMQQANPDMIKAFQDMKSATHSNDVIDNKTKELIAIAVSVARQCDGCIAAHARQAKLAGATREEVGAAIQVAMTVAAGGAFVYGSKVFDAFDQF; this is encoded by the coding sequence GTGGAAGAACAATGGCCTGAATACCTCAAACATATTGGTAAAAGCTCAGTCAAAATGCAGCAGGCAAATCCAGACATGATCAAAGCCTTTCAAGACATGAAATCGGCAACTCATTCTAACGACGTCATTGATAACAAAACGAAAGAATTGATAGCAATTGCGGTTTCTGTTGCTCGTCAGTGTGATGGTTGTATTGCGGCACATGCTCGCCAAGCAAAACTGGCAGGTGCAACACGTGAAGAAGTGGGCGCAGCGATTCAAGTAGCAATGACTGTCGCAGCTGGCGGTGCATTTGTATATGGCTCAAAAGTATTTGATGCCTTCGATCAATTCTAA